A window of the Myxococcus fulvus genome harbors these coding sequences:
- a CDS encoding type I polyketide synthase: protein MGYFAVPYVIHFDDTMAYGSHHFLTNFKFQCAGREHLLFSPHFFEVPEFRRDFDRVLLLTYEGYSRNLSPANLGDSLVVLTTFEERGEVGVRFCFRTLKRDGTPVACGYQTVLCADRTNGALCAFPDSFRPCFESLSNMFEPASAQSFRERVLKGGSAIQELFSEPVRALARRLLEDPASLGTSRLVDVDAPVASAPVAVEPARSPALRLPTGATAFLFAGQGSFEPELFARLKSLQPELRDELMAVVDVARKHGFDVRPLVEAGDAAEVRHALEQVPQLDQLGIFLSGVLGARWLMREGTAPDVFVGHSFGEIAAMTAAGAMDLRSGAEVVCLRVRALEVVPEDLGTLAAVALGEADTARALVESGVTGVTVAGRNHAKQTVVAGARWELERLRAHLEQRGQGFTFVSSRYPFHHPGLRPAAEAFRVALSRVEMKTPRGLIYSPIERRVYAGAPGELAEALAAHLLKPFDFLGAVERLSSAGCTRFLDCGTEGRLARIVQRIPVPTRALDVRSISALLPPRVKSEAPKGDATVAIVSLGCMLPGGAKDPESFWRNIRQGISGIVDPGVREPSLVTDFIGPVGTQDRAYTLLTGAVRDEDLVAPKGTDPERFRRYVREQKLLAIALAQSMEGLGAHAPERIQCLLGSTAEGSSEYDAALSLEAGEALLRAKGMHGADVALLSRAAREVMGVEARSSELAPHPTLQAVVMDVVGRGVSTVLLDAACASSLYAIALGMKTLQREEADLVLAGGVFSPGPGNNCLFSQFNGLSATGSRPFDASADGVIFGEGAGVVGLMRLSDALARGLPVRAVIRGTGLSSDGRSSSANVPRVEGQVAAMTACYAAADVDPASIQYLEAHGTATPAGDATELKSIGRVFTGKRAGIQLASVKALIGHVGWAAGAASVIKLCKALEHRLFPRQANFERPGDALRALGADFEVSQREQPWPENGANPRRAATNGFGFGGTNAHLVLEEYRGDASPVSTRAGPMSELVVVAAEGVYPDARGTPRVGVPSEVGTRFEVGAFRLPSSLRLLPDIAEDMDLTQGLALTAASALVERLGGFDGLRSGTAIVLGLEGKTRRGVEAIQRVLAASTRRGLRELVLGTPERAALLPLAEALHDTVLTSVRPSGPYTLQGMMANVTPGRVAGALDTKGPNFVIDAGGASLAEALKAARDVLETGFELVLVGSANVLRPGAVDAASASEGVMLLAVTTAEKAAQRGLKVMCGLRLSSGPVREEGVTQLPAHSASEGLAVLRAVQAASEGCAGTLCFHPEAAKGTGLSVEFIPTAARATEARTQVTANPRIEGARHEAATSAARTAHPAAAMSTSTVGETVARAQTVSARGDASAAPGRADRAPVVPGPGVTESVTRSQSEKEAGTWVDTPASTDPRHAPGMKKGLAGGDVSAPQAEASGFDLSASIGYHAPVLVEHPARVTRSSVLTGRRVLFIADDEALAHELEAQARRLRVSDHLILFAGSTSTKGRVRGIDLSSEETAEAGLEALGFEPQLILAVTSVRGGDAPQVVEETALRHEALELLFLTARRSYEKLVAGEVELASLCVGGLGPRRVLHPVTGLFAGMLKSIAREVPARNVRAISTTSTLLPESLDQALVELGSEEDEESPSVEVCFDGETRCVRRLRPTSSPSSGPALLDSSSVVLLTGGGRGVTAVLAGALLKRYGCTVVLLGRSDPEAAPERLLVATDEQLPALEREFYAQELASKWGVRMPELRARFERHLAARELRSTLMGLARLPGRTVYRVADVTRPQDVAKVMDELVREFGRLDLVVHGAGTQTSKKLNRRRLAELRTNLDTKLLGLHHLHAACASRFGRTVPFHVLTSAFSFIGNDGQADYGAANEALDRLCAWVDDVNPRAHWCSVGWLAWDGIGMTRGSEYRVLGASRKLRGIRAEEGEALFLQLVDGQPREAINVQLTQNEREFYGLRLLPEVPMGATAPRPIVREVRVDAASVPCLEDHLVRGTPTLPGAWALDLMLRAALGDRLPELNTVTIEDVRFSRFIRVRPGGHQSLRAECTPLVDEPGVHGVQVRLLGDIVHASGVVLERDLVYAEARFTLTRQPPQGVPGLDVAAPSGRGILAEDPHCVPGGPIELRKMFDCLEDIRLEPTARFAKLGLPTRREEAGATVPALVLDAALRLSAMHVHGVSNDVFAPVQFQRATFDRELVNGRSTAPLQLSLKALRPRLEGDVLQCGTVAAVDEAGRLRMLLEGGLARPMA from the coding sequence ATGGGTTACTTCGCCGTCCCGTACGTCATCCACTTCGATGACACGATGGCCTACGGGAGCCATCACTTCCTCACCAACTTCAAGTTCCAGTGCGCGGGCCGTGAGCACCTGCTCTTCAGCCCGCACTTCTTCGAGGTGCCGGAGTTCCGGCGCGACTTCGACCGGGTGCTCCTGCTCACCTACGAGGGGTACTCGCGCAACCTCTCGCCCGCGAACCTGGGGGACAGCCTCGTGGTGCTGACCACGTTCGAGGAGCGGGGCGAGGTCGGCGTGCGCTTCTGCTTCCGGACGCTGAAGCGGGACGGGACGCCCGTGGCGTGCGGCTACCAGACGGTCCTCTGCGCGGACAGGACCAACGGCGCCCTGTGCGCCTTCCCGGACTCGTTCCGCCCCTGCTTCGAGTCGCTGTCGAACATGTTCGAGCCCGCGTCCGCGCAGAGCTTCCGCGAGCGCGTGCTCAAGGGCGGCTCCGCCATCCAGGAGCTGTTCTCCGAGCCGGTGCGTGCGCTGGCCCGTCGTCTGCTGGAGGACCCGGCCTCGCTGGGGACCTCCAGGTTGGTCGACGTCGATGCCCCGGTGGCGAGCGCTCCGGTAGCGGTGGAGCCGGCGCGAAGTCCCGCGCTGCGGTTGCCGACGGGGGCCACCGCGTTCCTCTTCGCCGGGCAGGGGTCCTTCGAGCCGGAGTTGTTCGCGCGGCTCAAGTCCCTGCAGCCCGAGCTCCGCGACGAGCTCATGGCCGTCGTGGACGTGGCCCGAAAACACGGGTTCGACGTGCGCCCGCTGGTGGAGGCGGGGGACGCGGCCGAGGTGCGTCACGCACTGGAGCAGGTGCCGCAGCTCGACCAGCTCGGCATCTTCCTGTCCGGTGTGCTCGGCGCGCGGTGGTTGATGCGCGAGGGCACGGCACCGGACGTCTTCGTCGGGCACAGCTTCGGGGAGATTGCCGCGATGACGGCTGCGGGGGCGATGGACCTGCGCTCCGGCGCGGAGGTCGTGTGCCTGCGGGTCCGCGCGCTGGAGGTGGTGCCGGAGGACCTGGGGACCCTCGCCGCCGTGGCGCTGGGCGAGGCGGACACGGCGAGGGCACTGGTCGAGAGCGGCGTCACGGGTGTGACGGTGGCGGGGCGCAACCACGCGAAGCAGACCGTGGTGGCGGGGGCCCGTTGGGAGCTGGAGCGACTCCGAGCCCACCTGGAGCAGCGAGGGCAGGGCTTCACCTTCGTGTCGAGCCGGTATCCCTTCCATCATCCCGGACTCCGGCCGGCGGCGGAGGCGTTTCGGGTCGCGCTGTCGCGGGTCGAGATGAAGACGCCGCGGGGACTCATCTACTCACCCATCGAGCGGCGCGTGTACGCGGGGGCTCCGGGCGAGCTGGCGGAGGCGCTGGCGGCGCACCTGCTCAAGCCGTTCGACTTCCTCGGCGCGGTGGAGCGACTGTCGAGCGCGGGGTGCACGCGCTTCCTCGACTGCGGCACGGAGGGGCGGCTGGCGCGCATCGTCCAGCGCATCCCGGTGCCGACGAGGGCGCTCGACGTGCGCTCCATCTCCGCTCTGCTGCCGCCACGCGTGAAGAGCGAGGCGCCGAAGGGGGACGCGACGGTCGCCATCGTGTCGCTCGGCTGCATGTTGCCGGGCGGTGCGAAGGACCCCGAGTCCTTCTGGCGCAACATCCGGCAGGGCATCAGTGGAATCGTCGACCCGGGAGTCCGCGAGCCGTCGCTGGTGACGGACTTCATCGGGCCGGTGGGCACGCAGGACCGAGCCTACACGTTGCTCACGGGGGCCGTGCGTGACGAGGACCTGGTGGCGCCGAAGGGGACGGACCCGGAGCGCTTCCGGCGTTATGTCCGCGAGCAGAAGCTGCTGGCCATCGCGTTGGCCCAGTCGATGGAGGGCCTCGGGGCGCATGCTCCGGAGCGCATCCAGTGTCTGCTCGGCTCCACGGCGGAGGGCTCCTCCGAGTACGACGCCGCGCTGAGCCTGGAGGCGGGCGAGGCGCTGCTGCGCGCGAAGGGGATGCATGGCGCGGACGTGGCCCTGCTGTCCCGGGCCGCGCGCGAGGTGATGGGCGTCGAGGCCCGCTCCTCGGAGCTGGCGCCGCATCCCACGCTCCAGGCGGTGGTGATGGACGTGGTGGGGCGCGGTGTCTCCACGGTGCTGCTGGACGCGGCGTGCGCGTCCTCGCTCTACGCCATCGCGTTGGGGATGAAGACGCTCCAGCGAGAGGAGGCGGACCTGGTGCTGGCGGGAGGTGTCTTCTCGCCGGGGCCGGGAAACAACTGCCTCTTCTCGCAGTTCAACGGGCTGTCGGCGACGGGGAGCAGGCCGTTCGACGCGAGCGCGGATGGCGTCATCTTCGGTGAGGGCGCCGGGGTGGTGGGGCTGATGCGCCTGTCGGATGCGCTCGCGCGGGGCCTGCCCGTCCGAGCCGTCATCCGAGGCACGGGGTTGTCGAGCGATGGCCGCAGCAGCTCCGCGAATGTCCCTCGCGTGGAGGGGCAGGTGGCGGCGATGACCGCCTGTTATGCGGCGGCGGACGTGGACCCGGCCTCCATCCAGTATCTGGAGGCACATGGCACGGCGACGCCCGCGGGAGACGCCACCGAGCTGAAGTCGATCGGTCGGGTCTTCACGGGCAAGCGCGCGGGCATCCAGCTCGCGAGCGTGAAGGCGCTCATCGGACACGTGGGCTGGGCGGCCGGTGCCGCGTCGGTCATCAAGCTGTGCAAGGCGCTGGAGCACCGGTTGTTCCCGAGGCAGGCGAACTTCGAGCGACCTGGCGACGCGCTGCGCGCGCTCGGCGCGGACTTCGAGGTGAGTCAGCGTGAGCAGCCCTGGCCGGAGAACGGGGCGAATCCCCGGCGGGCCGCGACGAACGGCTTCGGCTTCGGGGGGACGAACGCGCACCTGGTGCTCGAGGAGTACCGAGGCGATGCGTCGCCCGTGTCGACGCGGGCCGGGCCGATGAGCGAGCTGGTGGTCGTCGCCGCGGAGGGCGTGTACCCGGATGCGAGAGGGACGCCGCGAGTGGGCGTGCCGTCGGAGGTGGGGACGCGCTTCGAGGTCGGAGCGTTCCGTCTGCCGTCCTCGCTGAGGTTGTTGCCGGACATCGCGGAGGACATGGACCTGACGCAGGGGCTCGCGCTCACGGCGGCGAGCGCGCTCGTGGAGAGGCTGGGTGGCTTCGACGGGCTGCGCTCGGGGACGGCCATCGTGCTGGGGCTCGAGGGAAAGACGCGCAGGGGCGTGGAGGCCATCCAGCGGGTGCTGGCCGCGTCGACGCGGCGTGGGCTTCGCGAGCTGGTCCTGGGCACTCCCGAGCGCGCAGCGCTGCTCCCGTTGGCGGAGGCGCTGCATGACACGGTGCTGACGAGTGTGCGGCCCTCGGGGCCCTACACGCTCCAGGGGATGATGGCGAACGTCACGCCGGGCAGGGTGGCGGGCGCGCTGGACACCAAGGGCCCCAACTTCGTCATCGACGCGGGAGGTGCCTCGTTGGCGGAGGCGCTGAAGGCCGCGCGGGACGTGCTGGAGACGGGCTTCGAGCTGGTCCTCGTCGGGAGCGCGAACGTGCTCCGGCCGGGCGCGGTGGATGCGGCGAGTGCATCGGAAGGGGTGATGTTGCTGGCGGTCACCACCGCTGAGAAGGCCGCACAGCGAGGGCTGAAGGTGATGTGCGGCTTGCGTCTGTCGTCGGGGCCCGTACGTGAGGAGGGCGTGACGCAGCTGCCAGCGCATTCGGCGAGCGAGGGGCTCGCGGTGCTGCGCGCGGTGCAGGCCGCGAGCGAGGGATGCGCGGGGACACTGTGCTTCCACCCGGAAGCGGCGAAGGGCACGGGTCTGTCGGTGGAGTTCATCCCGACGGCGGCGCGTGCCACCGAGGCGCGGACCCAGGTCACGGCGAATCCGCGCATCGAGGGGGCTCGGCACGAGGCGGCGACCTCTGCAGCGAGGACCGCGCACCCAGCCGCCGCGATGTCGACCTCCACGGTGGGCGAGACGGTAGCGAGGGCTCAAACCGTGAGCGCGAGAGGGGATGCGTCCGCGGCACCAGGACGTGCGGACAGGGCCCCTGTGGTGCCGGGTCCTGGCGTGACCGAGTCGGTCACGAGGTCTCAATCCGAGAAGGAGGCTGGCACGTGGGTCGATACTCCGGCGTCGACGGACCCGCGGCATGCGCCCGGCATGAAGAAGGGTCTCGCCGGGGGAGACGTTTCCGCGCCCCAGGCAGAGGCGAGTGGCTTCGACCTCAGTGCGTCCATCGGCTACCACGCCCCTGTGCTCGTCGAGCATCCAGCGCGAGTGACGCGGTCCTCGGTGCTCACGGGGCGCCGGGTCCTGTTCATCGCAGACGACGAAGCCCTGGCACACGAGCTGGAGGCGCAGGCGCGCCGACTCCGTGTGTCGGACCACCTCATCCTCTTCGCGGGCTCCACGAGCACGAAGGGCAGGGTGCGCGGCATCGACCTGTCGAGCGAGGAGACCGCCGAGGCGGGGCTGGAGGCCCTCGGCTTCGAGCCCCAGCTCATCCTCGCCGTCACGAGTGTCCGCGGTGGAGACGCGCCCCAGGTCGTCGAAGAGACCGCCCTGCGTCACGAGGCGCTCGAGTTGCTGTTCCTCACGGCGCGTCGCTCCTACGAGAAGCTCGTCGCCGGCGAAGTCGAGCTGGCGAGTCTCTGCGTGGGCGGCCTGGGACCTCGGCGTGTCCTGCATCCCGTGACGGGGTTGTTCGCGGGGATGCTCAAGTCCATCGCGAGGGAAGTCCCGGCCAGGAACGTCCGGGCCATCTCGACCACCAGCACCCTGCTGCCCGAGTCCCTGGACCAGGCCCTCGTCGAGCTGGGCTCGGAGGAGGATGAAGAAAGCCCGTCGGTCGAGGTCTGCTTCGACGGGGAGACGCGCTGCGTGCGCAGGCTGCGTCCCACCTCGTCACCGTCCTCGGGGCCGGCCCTGCTCGACTCGAGCTCCGTGGTCCTGCTGACGGGCGGCGGACGTGGTGTCACGGCGGTGCTCGCCGGAGCGCTGTTGAAGCGCTACGGCTGCACGGTGGTGCTCCTGGGCCGGAGCGACCCGGAGGCGGCTCCCGAGCGGCTCCTCGTCGCGACGGACGAGCAGCTCCCGGCGTTGGAGCGGGAGTTCTACGCCCAGGAGCTGGCCTCGAAGTGGGGCGTCCGGATGCCGGAGCTGCGCGCGCGCTTCGAGCGTCACCTGGCCGCCCGCGAACTTCGCTCCACGCTCATGGGCCTCGCCCGGCTGCCAGGGCGGACCGTCTACCGCGTCGCGGACGTCACCCGTCCCCAGGACGTGGCGAAGGTCATGGACGAGCTCGTCCGCGAGTTCGGTCGACTGGACCTCGTGGTCCACGGCGCGGGCACGCAGACGTCCAAGAAGCTCAACCGCCGCAGGCTCGCGGAGCTGCGAACGAACCTGGACACCAAGCTGCTCGGGCTGCACCACCTGCACGCGGCCTGCGCCAGTCGCTTCGGGCGCACGGTGCCCTTCCACGTGCTCACGTCCGCGTTCAGCTTCATCGGCAATGACGGACAGGCGGACTACGGCGCGGCGAACGAAGCGTTGGATCGGCTCTGCGCCTGGGTGGACGACGTCAACCCCCGCGCGCACTGGTGCAGCGTGGGGTGGCTCGCCTGGGATGGCATCGGGATGACCCGAGGCTCCGAGTACCGGGTGCTCGGCGCCAGCCGCAAGCTCCGAGGCATCCGCGCCGAGGAGGGCGAAGCCCTGTTCCTCCAGCTCGTGGACGGCCAGCCGCGCGAGGCCATCAACGTGCAGCTCACCCAGAACGAGCGCGAGTTCTACGGCCTGCGACTCCTCCCCGAAGTCCCCATGGGGGCCACCGCGCCGCGCCCCATCGTCCGCGAGGTGCGGGTCGACGCCGCGAGCGTGCCATGCCTGGAGGACCACCTGGTGCGTGGCACGCCCACGCTCCCGGGGGCCTGGGCGTTGGACCTGATGCTCCGGGCCGCGTTGGGAGACCGGCTGCCGGAGCTGAACACCGTCACCATCGAGGACGTCCGCTTCTCACGCTTCATCCGCGTGCGGCCCGGAGGCCACCAGTCCCTGCGCGCCGAGTGCACGCCGCTGGTCGACGAACCCGGGGTGCACGGCGTGCAGGTGCGGCTGTTGGGCGACATCGTCCATGCCTCCGGCGTGGTGCTCGAGCGGGACCTCGTCTACGCGGAGGCGCGCTTCACGCTGACCCGGCAGCCACCGCAAGGCGTGCCGGGGCTCGACGTGGCGGCACCCTCGGGACGAGGCATCCTGGCCGAGGACCCGCACTGCGTCCCGGGCGGTCCCATCGAGCTGCGCAAGATGTTCGACTGCCTGGAGGACATCCGCCTGGAGCCCACGGCGCGCTTCGCGAAGCTCGGCCTGCCGACGCGGCGGGAGGAGGCGGGGGCCACCGTGCCAGCGCTCGTCCTGGACGCGGCGCTGCGCTTGAGCGCGATGCACGTGCATGGCGTGTCGAACGACGTCTTCGCACCCGTCCAGTTCCAGCGCGCGACGTTCGACCGGGAGCTGGTGAACGGGCGGAGCACCGCGCCGCTCCAGCTCTCCCTCAAGGCCCTGCGCCCGCGACTGGAAGGCGACGTCCTCCAGTGCGGCACCGTCGCGGCGGTCGATGAAGCGGGGCGCCTGCGAATGCTGCTCGAGGGCGGCCTCGCGCGCCCCATGGCCTGA
- a CDS encoding SDR family oxidoreductase: MSPSSPQGIPSSAQVLERIRQCAASVTRYPLDILTAEASLEDELGIDSVKLAEIAAVVAREFNLSADRLPRGAKARTLGAIAEGVASLLAESAPVGAVPSASAAVRSPVPVVAPFPVASRSVASAVASEAMPMAAPSVGAASAASRATPRHVEDAAADLESKVRAVFARVTRYPEELLTLDADLEDELGIDSVKQAEVVAVLIKELGWEVAPKPSQRLRTLSAICEAIRSQQGSAPVTSASVEQAPMRAAPPVRSQPPLPFEGKVALVTGSGKGIGKVIAMRLASAGATVVVNSFHSRDDGERTAQEILAAGGKALHLWGSVAHEEHLERLFSAIGERLGGLDFLVCNASNGLIGPFDRIAPRDWDKAFRTCVTGTYECAMRARPLMARRGGGSIVTMSTSMSQRYMHDLGCQGVVKAAVESLTRYLAAELAPEGIRTNCVSAGPVHGELLGMFPDAPGRVARWEAATPGGQLCTADDVADVTELLLGSRTQRVNGAVWVVDGGLSGTVDGLLPARPERARGHDDRALLALDA, from the coding sequence ATGTCCCCGTCATCCCCGCAGGGCATTCCTTCTTCCGCTCAGGTCCTGGAGCGGATTCGTCAGTGCGCGGCGTCCGTCACGCGGTATCCGCTCGACATCCTCACGGCGGAGGCCTCGCTCGAGGATGAGCTGGGCATCGACTCGGTGAAGCTCGCGGAGATCGCCGCCGTCGTGGCGCGCGAGTTCAACCTCTCCGCGGACAGGCTGCCCAGGGGCGCGAAGGCCCGCACGCTCGGGGCCATCGCGGAGGGCGTCGCCTCGCTGCTCGCGGAGTCCGCGCCCGTCGGGGCAGTGCCGTCTGCGTCCGCGGCCGTGAGGAGCCCGGTGCCCGTGGTGGCGCCGTTCCCGGTGGCTTCACGGTCCGTGGCCTCTGCTGTCGCGTCGGAGGCGATGCCCATGGCGGCACCCTCGGTGGGCGCTGCGTCCGCCGCATCGCGCGCCACGCCGCGGCACGTGGAGGACGCGGCGGCGGACCTGGAGTCGAAGGTCCGCGCCGTGTTCGCGCGGGTGACGCGCTATCCGGAGGAGTTGCTGACGCTCGACGCCGACCTGGAGGACGAGCTGGGCATCGACTCCGTCAAGCAGGCGGAGGTGGTGGCAGTGCTCATCAAGGAGCTCGGTTGGGAGGTGGCGCCCAAGCCGTCCCAGCGCCTGCGCACCCTCTCCGCCATCTGCGAGGCCATCCGCTCCCAGCAGGGCTCGGCGCCGGTGACGAGCGCTTCCGTGGAGCAGGCGCCCATGCGTGCCGCGCCGCCGGTCAGGAGCCAGCCGCCGTTGCCCTTCGAGGGCAAGGTCGCGCTCGTCACGGGCTCGGGGAAGGGCATCGGCAAGGTCATCGCCATGCGCCTGGCCAGCGCGGGGGCCACGGTGGTGGTCAACTCATTCCACTCGCGGGACGACGGGGAGCGGACCGCGCAGGAGATCCTCGCGGCGGGTGGCAAGGCGCTGCACCTGTGGGGCTCCGTCGCGCACGAGGAGCACCTGGAACGGCTGTTCTCCGCCATCGGCGAGCGGCTCGGCGGGTTGGACTTCCTGGTGTGCAACGCGTCCAACGGGCTCATCGGTCCGTTCGACCGGATCGCGCCTCGGGACTGGGACAAGGCGTTCCGCACCTGCGTCACCGGGACGTACGAGTGCGCCATGCGGGCCCGTCCGCTGATGGCACGGCGCGGGGGCGGGTCCATCGTCACGATGTCGACGTCCATGTCCCAGCGGTACATGCACGACCTGGGGTGCCAGGGCGTGGTGAAGGCCGCGGTCGAGTCGCTGACCCGTTATCTGGCGGCGGAGCTGGCCCCCGAGGGCATCCGCACCAACTGCGTGTCCGCCGGCCCGGTGCACGGCGAGCTGCTGGGGATGTTCCCGGATGCGCCCGGGCGCGTGGCGCGCTGGGAGGCCGCGACGCCGGGAGGACAGCTCTGCACCGCGGACGACGTGGCGGACGTGACGGAGCTCCTGCTGGGCTCGCGGACGCAGCGGGTGAACGGCGCGGTCTGGGTCGTGGACGGTGGGCTCTCCGGAACGGTGGATGGCCTGTTGCCCGCGAGGCCCGAACGCGCCCGCGGACACGATGACCGGGCGCTGCTCGCCCTGGACGCCTGA
- a CDS encoding YciI family protein has product MRFMVIVKADKDSEAGVMPDEKLMTEMGKYNEELVKAGVLLAGEGLHPSSKGVRVRFSGTSRTVIDGPFAETKELVAGFWLFQVKSKEEAIEWVKRCPNPMLGESEIEIRQVFEMEDFGEAMTPELRAQEERLREATAKN; this is encoded by the coding sequence ATGCGATTCATGGTGATTGTGAAGGCGGACAAGGACTCGGAAGCCGGAGTGATGCCGGACGAGAAGCTGATGACCGAGATGGGGAAGTACAACGAGGAGCTGGTGAAGGCCGGGGTGCTGCTCGCCGGCGAGGGGCTCCACCCCAGCTCGAAGGGCGTGCGCGTTCGCTTCAGCGGCACCTCGCGGACGGTGATTGACGGGCCCTTCGCGGAGACGAAGGAGCTGGTGGCCGGCTTCTGGCTCTTCCAGGTGAAGTCCAAGGAGGAGGCCATCGAGTGGGTGAAGCGCTGCCCGAACCCGATGCTGGGCGAGTCCGAGATTGAGATCCGCCAGGTCTTCGAGATGGAGGACTTCGGCGAGGCGATGACGCCCGAGCTGCGGGCGCAGGAAGAGCGGCTGCGCGAGGCGACCGCCAAGAACTGA
- a CDS encoding fibronectin type III domain-containing protein: MQLPGFLHRTGLTAFVVLTTLLCFLLPAHVLAADRGAWAPNTAYTVGDIVSYSGKGYDCRQSHTSLVGWEPPNVLALWLERTGNPPPDTQAPSVPSSLTSTAKNHESVSLSWGASTDNVGVTGYEIFTNGGTAASASTSGATSVTVTGLAENTTYTFTVKARDAAGNRSAASSAHSVTTSPRPPVDTVPPSTPGSLRSTGVSNSSVSLSWSASTDNVAVTGYEIFVNGGGSASATTSGATSVTVTGLNANTTYTFTAKARDAAGNRSAASNSVSATTTGTQPTGNKIIVGYWHNFDNGSTNIRLRDISAKFNVIQVAFAEPVGGAGSGNMAFTPYNSSVADFKADIALLKSQGRKVLISIGGANGTVHLDDAGARQNFVTTMQNLITTYGFDGLDLDLEGSSLSLNGGDTDFRNPTTPRIVNIIQATRQLLNQNGTGFILTMAPETAYVQGGMSAYGGPWGAYLPVIHALRDRLTYLHVQHYNTGTVMALDGRAYAQSTPDFHVAMAEMMIQGFPVGGNTSAMFPGLRADQVLIGLPSSPQAAGGGYTTPANVHKALDYLLKGQSFGGTYVLRNPAGYPGFKGLMTWSINWDQFTNFEFSNSHRAYLDTYP; the protein is encoded by the coding sequence ATGCAGCTTCCAGGATTCCTCCACCGGACGGGCCTCACCGCCTTCGTGGTCCTCACCACCCTGCTTTGCTTCCTGCTCCCCGCGCACGTCCTGGCGGCGGACCGGGGCGCATGGGCGCCCAACACGGCGTACACCGTGGGCGACATCGTCTCCTATTCCGGCAAGGGCTACGACTGCCGGCAGTCCCACACGTCGCTCGTCGGTTGGGAGCCGCCGAACGTGCTGGCCCTCTGGCTGGAGCGTACGGGGAATCCACCGCCGGACACCCAGGCGCCCTCGGTCCCATCCTCACTGACGTCCACGGCGAAGAACCACGAGAGCGTGTCGCTGAGTTGGGGCGCGTCCACGGACAACGTGGGCGTCACCGGCTACGAAATCTTCACCAACGGAGGCACGGCCGCGTCCGCCTCCACGTCGGGTGCCACGAGCGTCACGGTGACGGGCCTGGCGGAGAACACCACGTACACCTTCACCGTGAAGGCCCGGGACGCCGCGGGCAACCGCTCGGCGGCGAGCAGCGCGCACAGCGTGACGACCTCTCCGCGCCCACCGGTCGACACCGTGCCGCCGTCCACGCCCGGCAGCCTGCGCTCCACCGGCGTGAGCAACAGCAGCGTGTCCTTGAGCTGGAGCGCGTCCACGGACAACGTGGCCGTCACCGGCTACGAAATCTTCGTCAACGGCGGCGGCAGCGCCTCGGCCACCACCTCGGGCGCCACCAGCGTCACGGTGACGGGCCTCAACGCGAACACGACCTACACCTTCACCGCGAAGGCGCGCGACGCGGCGGGCAACCGCTCGGCGGCGAGCAACAGCGTGTCCGCGACGACGACGGGCACACAGCCCACGGGCAACAAGATCATCGTGGGCTACTGGCACAACTTCGACAACGGCTCGACGAACATCCGCCTGCGCGACATCTCCGCGAAGTTCAACGTCATCCAGGTCGCCTTCGCCGAGCCCGTGGGCGGCGCGGGCTCCGGCAACATGGCCTTCACGCCGTACAACTCGAGCGTCGCGGACTTCAAGGCGGACATCGCGCTGCTCAAGAGCCAGGGCCGCAAGGTGCTCATCTCCATCGGCGGAGCCAACGGCACGGTGCACCTGGATGACGCTGGCGCGCGGCAGAACTTCGTCACCACGATGCAGAACCTCATCACCACCTACGGCTTCGACGGGCTCGACCTGGACCTGGAGGGCAGCTCGCTGTCGCTCAACGGCGGGGACACCGACTTCCGCAACCCCACCACGCCGCGCATCGTCAACATCATCCAGGCCACGCGCCAGCTGCTCAACCAGAACGGCACGGGCTTCATCCTCACCATGGCGCCCGAGACGGCCTACGTGCAGGGCGGTATGTCCGCGTACGGCGGTCCCTGGGGCGCGTACCTGCCGGTCATCCACGCGCTGCGCGACAGGCTGACGTACCTGCACGTGCAGCACTACAACACCGGCACCGTCATGGCGCTCGACGGCCGGGCCTACGCGCAGAGCACGCCGGACTTCCACGTGGCCATGGCGGAGATGATGATTCAGGGCTTCCCCGTGGGCGGCAACACCAGCGCGATGTTCCCGGGGCTGCGCGCGGACCAGGTGCTCATCGGCCTGCCGTCGTCACCGCAGGCGGCGGGCGGCGGGTACACCACGCCGGCCAACGTGCACAAGGCGCTCGACTACCTGCTCAAGGGCCAGTCCTTCGGCGGCACCTATGTGCTGCGAAACCCCGCGGGCTACCCCGGCTTCAAGGGCCTGATGACCTGGTCCATCAACTGGGACCAGTTCACGAACTTCGAGTTCTCCAACAGCCACCGCGCGTACCTGGACACCTACCCGTAG